Proteins encoded within one genomic window of Trichoderma asperellum chromosome 2, complete sequence:
- a CDS encoding uncharacterized protein (EggNog:ENOG41) codes for MAAFNSMPAMPAASAVPSDAMGLNHGPPQSMNIDSFDPELNFHESLLDGSALPPLPFTPSYEFENFVTTFEDPFSYSSRPFEPITNQDVAIDESSPQELDNKLLGFSDPIMHASIVDEAGTFTDLDMTAELYGMFFVAEDVFGGENSGRPLELTCYRRNLWQCSGQITLPRTLNNVIDEQGQHVAITELSASITGIESIEGKPAEIISIPWKGANPQLEETKVAGPPPSMTLDLSIGREIDANRVSLPISWKRLQFKHATANNGRRKGLQQHYLVQINLLGKTKTGDIIKIAEIQSGPVIVRGRSPRNFDSRKDVHLTSDKKVERRNTNSTDNPTPKMERDNLMASLPKYPSSNGSEWATPQAVPQPNQSPHPAKRMALSPTVSLPPVPAWTVDNPTGKNPLSGHRNSFSRPPNPTAPITLSLSEDEKSPNRSSAELQSPQLSKAYPANGQNASNSPAEEADPLYEYFPLSVDDWMPPVDAVYRPHIVHHTIAPPEFKAQQISRKVKRYFTAD; via the exons atggctgccttCAACTCCATGCCGGCGATGCCTGCCGCCTCTGCGGTGCCCAGCGATGCGATGGGATTAAATCACGGTCCGCCTCAGTCCATGAACATTGACTCATTTGATCCCGAGCTCAACTTTCACGAATCTCTGCT CGATGGCAGTGCGCTACCACCTCTCCCGTTTACGCCCTCATATGAATTCGAAAACTTTGTCACAACCTTTGAAGACCCATTTTCCTACTCGTCTCGCCCATTCGAGCCCATCACCAACCAGGATGTCGCGATTGACGAGTCATCTCCCCAAGAGCTGGACAACAAGCTCTTGGGATTCTCTGACCCGATTATGCACGCGAGCATAGTGGATGAAGCAGGCACTTTTACCGATCTGGACATGACGGCCGAGCTCTACGGCATGTTCTTTGTTGCCGAAGATGTGTTTGGCGGGGAGAATAGCGGTCGTCCGTTGGAGTTGACGTGTTATCGTCGCAACCTGTGGCAGTGCTCTGGACAGATTACCTTGCCGAGGACCTTGAACAATGTCATAGACGAACAAGGCCAGCATGTTGCCATAACAGAACTGTCTGCATCTATAACAGGCATAGAATCGATTGAAGGAAAACCCGCCGAAATCATCTCGATCCCATGGAAAGGCGCAAACCCTCAGCTGGAAGAGACGAAAGTCGCGGGGCCCCCTCCCAGCATGACTCTGGATCTTAGCATTGGCCGAGAAATTGACGCCAACAGAGTGTCTCTGCCTATATCCTGGAAGAGACTGCAGTTTAAGCACGCCACGGCTAACAACGGCCGACGAAAGGGGTTGCAACAGCATTACTTGGTGCAGATCAACTTGCTTGGCAAGACCAAGACGGGAGATATTATCAAGATTGCAGAGATACAATCTGGTCCAGTCATTGTTCGTGGGCGAAGCCCCCGCAATTTCGATAGTAGAAAGGACGTACACCTCACCAGCGACAAGAAGGTGGAGAGGAGAAACACAAACAGCACTGATAATCCTACGCCAAAGATGGAGCGGGACAACTTGATGGCTTCTTTACCCAAATACCCATCT TCAAATGGAAGCGAATGGGCTACTCCACAGGCTGTACCTCAACCCAACCAGAGCCCACACCCAGCGAAGCGGATGGCCCTTTCTCCTACAGTCTCACTCCCACCAGTTCCGGCCTGGACGGTAGACAACCCCACAGGGAAGAATCCCCTTTCGGGCCACCGAAACTCTTTCTCACGGCCACCCAACCCCACGGCCCCCATTACGCTATCTCTAtcagaagacgaaaagagTCCCAACAGATCAAGCGCTGAGCTTCAGAGCCCGCAGCTGTCCAAGGCTTATCCAGCAAACGGCCAAAACGCCAGCAACAGtccagctgaagaagcagatcCGCTCTACGAATACTTTCCTTTGAGCGTGGACGATTG GATGCCGCCAGTAGATGCTGTCTATAGGCCGCACATAGTTCATCATACGATCGCTCCACCAGAGTTCAAGGCTCAACAGATAAGCCGTAAAGTCAAGCGCTACTTTACCGCTGATTAG
- a CDS encoding uncharacterized protein (CAZy:CE9~MEROPS:MER0033184) — MPIALSPPFRPRNGLTKFTNCRLVRGNKLVQEDLWVSSLSGKIVNSQAAFFDDLVLPDQTIDLGGRIVSPGMIDVQLNGAFGFNFSTLLDDMSQYGKKVKEVQKLLVQTGVTSYNPTITSQRPELYQKALPFLGPSGHLQEAEDGAESLGAHCEGPFLSPTKNGVHNVDVLIEAQTFEDLEACYGKHNLTPRAEGEQIPIKYITAAPERGQMMKLIPELKKKGIIYSVGHSEATYEEASEAVGLGATMITHLFNAMRPLHHRNPGIFGVLGIAESLPRPYFGIIADGIHLHPTTIKIAFNAHPDGFILVTDAMHLVGLPDGAYPWTNGDTTCNIVKVGSKLLLENSDTIAGSSITLLECVNNFLQWTGTGIPHALQAVTATPAAMLGLQGVKGSLDAGADADLVIFSEAQTPGQPSTLVLDEVWKFGTRVHRATPPKSE, encoded by the exons ATGCCTATAGCACTATCCCCTCCCTTCCGGCCAAGGAATGGCTTGACCAAGTTCACCAACTGCCGCCTTGTGCGCGGAAACAAGCTGGTCCAGGAAGATCTCTGGGTCAGCTCCTTGTCTGGCAAAATCGTCAACAGCCAAGCCGCCTTTTTCGACGACCTCGTTCTGCCAGACCAGACCATCGACCTCGGCGGCCGCATCGTCTCGCCGGGCATGATAGATGTGCAGCTCAATGGTGCCTTTGGCTTCAACTTCTCTACACTGCTTGACGACATGTCTCAGTACGGCAAGAAAGTCAAGGAGGTGCAGAAACTACTCGTCCAGACGGGCGTCACATCGTACAATcccaccatcaccagccaGCGGCCGGAGCTATACCAGAAG GCTCTTCCGTTCCTGGGACCATCAGGGCACTTACAGGAGGCCGAAGATGGGGCCGAATCGCTAGGCGCGCACTGCGAGGGCCCGTTTCTGAGCCCGACCAAGAACGGCGTACACAATGTCGACGTCCTGATAGAGGCGCAGACATTCGAGGACCTCGAGGCCTGCTATGGCAAGCACAATCTCACCCCGCGGGCCGAGGGCGAGCAGATCCCCATCAAGTACATCACTGCGGCGCCAGAGCGCGgccagatgatgaagctgatCCCGGAactcaagaagaagggcatcaTTTACTCAGTGGGACACTCCGAGGCCACGTACGAAGAGGCGTCCGAGGCCGTCGGGCTGGGCGCAACCATGATCACTCACCTGTTCAACGCAATGCGCCCGTTGCACCACCGCAACCCGGGCATCTTTGGAGTCCTGGGCATCGCCGAGAGTCTTCCGCGGCCATACTTTGGCATCATCGCCGACGGCATTCACCTGCACCCAACCACAATCAAGATCGCCTTCAACGCACATCCCGATGGCTTCATTCTTGTCACCGATGCAATGCACCTGGTGGGATTGCCCGACGGCGCCTATCCGTGGACCAACGGTGACACAACATGTAATATCGTCAAAGTGGGATCCAAGTTGCTCCTAGAGAACTCGGACACAATTGCTGGCAG CTCCATCACCCTCCTCGAGTGCGTCAACAACTTCCTGCAATGGACAGGCACCGGAATCCCACACGCGCTGCAGGCGGTAACAGCCACCCCAGCCGCCATGCTGGGCCTACAAGGAGTCAAGGGATCGCTCGACGCTGGTGCTGACGCTGACCTGGTCATCTTCTCAGAGGCGCAAACACCCGGGCAGCCCAGCACGCTGGTGTTGGACGAGGTGTGGAAGTTTGGCACCAGAGTCCATCGTGCAACGCCACCTAAATCAGAGTAG
- a CDS encoding uncharacterized protein (BUSCO:EOG092D4D2W): MATTTAPPATAFPFPREYFFPAFFTRQPNLTIHHAQLTKWSSLVLAYARHHRIFRLALSAAAESDLFFNRALDRRLAPPDIREVVDFMRKDGRAEYLQPGDAGSSSTSSNNGGGDGSSSSSAAAAAGGGGDVVLIYWRKPQEWAALIEAYVDETAQKGSVLTVYELTEGENTRGTEFHGMDNGVLMKALNILVKRGKAQIFGSEDSLGVKFF; this comes from the exons atggccaccaccaccgccccTCCAGCCACAGCCTTCCCCTTCCCCCGCGAATACTTCTTCCCCGCCTTCTTCACCCGCCAGCCCAACCTGACCATCCACCACGCCCAGCTCACCAAATGGTCCTCCCTCGTCCTCGCCTACGCGCGCCACCACCGCATCTTCCGCCTCGCcctctccgccgccgccgagtcggacctcttcttcaaccgcGCGCTCGACCGCCGCCTCGCGCCGCCCGACATCCGCGAGGTCGTCGACTTTATGCGCAAGGACGGCCGCGCGGAGTATCTCCAGCCTGGGGATgcggggagcagcagcaccagcagcaataaCGGCGGTGGCGatggttcttcttcttcttcggcggcggcggcggctggtggtggtggggaTGTGGTGCTGATATATTGGCGCAAGCCGCAGGAGTGGGCTGCCCTGATAGAGGCCTATGTGGATGAAACGGCGCAAAAGGGAAGCGTGTTGACCGTCTATGAACTGACAGAGGGAGAAAACACGCGAGGGACAG AATTCCACGGCATGGATAACGGCGTACTCATGAAAGCATTAAACATCCTCGTCAAACGGGGCAAAGCCCAGATCTTTGGCTCTGAAGACTCTCTTGGTGTCAAATTCTTCTGA
- the GNPDA1 gene encoding Glucosamine-6-phosphate isomerase 1 codes for MRLIIRDDSDGASDYVANYIINRINTFHPSAENPFVLGLPTGSSPLGVYKVLVQKYKAGLVSFENVITFNMDEYVGIPRDHAESYHTFMWKHFFSHVNIHPSNVHILNGNAPNLEAECVAYEDAIKKAGGIDLFLAGIGEDGHIAFNEPGSSLASRTRVKTLAYDTILANSRFFDHDISKVPRMALTVGVQTVLEAREVVVIILGQRKSLALQKCIEEGVNHMWTLSSLQLHPHPMIVVDEDATAELKVKTVKYFKSIEKVAQEAGFEQILPSKVRTGNGPIPQTTVDEVSSPTIHAPQPTTSRLLRATPATEYPIRSVSPDLVPDRMASRIPEPHLTDRLTPNPEQQAVQNAITA; via the exons ATGCGTTTGATCATTCGCGATGACTCCGACGGTGCCAGCGACTATGTCGCAAACTACATCATCAACCGTATCAACACCTTCCACCCCAGCGCCGAGAACCCGTTTGTGCTCGGTCTGCCGACTGGCTCCAGCCCTCTAGGTGTCTACAAGGTCTTGGTGCAAAAGTACAAGGCCGGCCTG GTCTCATTCGAGAATGTCATCACCTTCAACATGGATGAGTACGTGGGCATCCCCCGCGACCATGCCGAGTCCTACCACACCTTCATGTGGAAGCACTTCTTCTCCCACGTAAACATCCACCCTTCCAACGTCCACATTCTCAACGGTAATGCGCCCAACCTGGAGGCCGAGTGCGTTGCCTATGAAGACGCCATTAAGAAGGCTGGCGGCATTGACCTGTTCCTTGCTGGCATCGGCGAGGACGGCCACATTGCCTTCAACGAGCCCGgctccagcttggccagccgTACCCGTGTCAAGACTCTGGCCTATGACACCATCCTTGCCAACTCGCGCTTCTTTGACCACGACATCAGCAAGGTGCCTCGCATGGCCCTGACTGTTGGTGTCCAGACCGTCCTTGAGGCCAGAGaggtcgtcgtcatcatccttgGCCAGCGCAAGTCGCTTGCTCTGCAGAAGTGTATCGAGGAGGGTGTCAACCACATGTGGACCTTGTCCAGCCTGCAGCTTCACCCCCATCCCATGATTGTGGTGGATGAGGATGCCACTGCCGAGCTCAAGGTCAAGACCGTCAAG TACTTCAAGAGTATTGAAAAGGTTGCCCAGGAGGCTGGATTCGAGCAGATCCTGCCCTCCAAGGTGCGAACCGGCAACGGTCCCATCCCCCAGACCACTGTCGATGAGGTTTCTTCTCCCACTATCCACGCTCCCCAGCCCACCACTTCTCGCCTCCTCCGGGCTACCCCGGCTACCGAGTACCCCATCCGCTCGGTGTCACCGGATCTGGTGCCGGACCGCATGGCCTCCCGCATCCCTGAGCCCCACCTCACCGACAGGCTGACTCCCAACCCTGAGCAGCAGGCTGTTCAGAATGCCATTACTGCTTAG